The nucleotide window CCCGCCGCGGCGAGCTCCTCACCGACGATCTGCATGTCGTAGATGCCGCCGCCGCCGCCGCCGTACTGCTCGGAAAGGTTCACCCCGAGGAAGCCCTGTTTGCCCACGGCCTGCCACAGCTCGGTGCTTTTCGCGCCGGCCAGCGACTTTTCCAGGTAGTACTCGTGTCCGAAGTCCTTGGCGATCTCGGCGACCGCCTTGCGCAGGTCCTGACGTTCCGCTGTCTCGTGCAATTCCATGACACTCCTCACATCGGTATCGACGCGCCACCGATCGGGAGCGCGCCGGGTTGATTAGAGCTCGGTGGCGTCCGACGCCACTTCACCGCCGTCCACCGCCTCGACCACGGCGAGGACGTCACCGCTCGAGACCTGATGGCCGACCTGGACCGGCAGGGCGTTCAGCACCCCGTCAATCGGGCTCGCGACGGTGTGCTCCATCTTCATCGTCTCCAGGACGACAAGGGTTTGGCCCGCCGAGACCGTCTCGCCCTCGGCGACTGGCAGTCGGACCACCGAACCCGGCATCGGCGCGGTGAGCGACCCGGGCGGGTTCAGAGTGCTCGGGTCGACGAAGCGTGGCGCCAGCCGCAGGGCGGAGTAGCCGGCGACCGAGTCGAGGTGGGCAACATCGCCGTCGAGGACGACATCATAAGTGCGGCGCACCCCGTCGACGCGCAGCACCACCCGCTCGCTACTGCCCTCGACAACCTCGACGTCGGCCAACGGCTCGTCGTCGACCTGCAGGCAGGTCCCTGTCGAACCTAACGTGTACCCGACGCGCACTTCGCGCCCACCCTGGGTCTGCCAGGTTGTGGTCTGCGGCTGCGAAGGGTTGTTGCGCCAGCCGGCGGGCAACGTGGCCTGCAGAGTTGCGACGGCACGCCGCGCGGCCACCCCGGCCACGGTCGCCGCGACGGCGTGCAGGCGCTCGGACTGCGTGTCTGGGAGGGCAGCGCCGAGTTGGGCGACGTCGTGTCGGTCAAGGAACCCAGTGTCGGTGCCCCGCCCGGCGAACTCGTCATGGCGCAGGACGCGAACAAGCAGGTTGCGATTGGTGGTCACGCCGTGAATACGGGCGCCGGCTAGCGCCGCCGAGAGGCTGGCAAGTGCCTCGTCGCGCGTTGGTGCCCACGCGATGACCTTGGCCAGCAGCGAATCGTAGTAATGACTGATGACCGAACCGGCACGAAAACCCGAGTCAACCCGCACGCCGGCAAGCGCCGGGACATCCAAGGTGCGCAGGGTGCCGGTACAGGGCCGGTAGTCATCGGCCGGATCCTCGGCGCACAGACGGGCCTCGACCGCGTGACCGCGAATTCGCGGGTTGTGCATCTCCTCAGGCAGCGGGCGGCCCATGGCTACGAGCAGCTGGGCACGCACCAGGTCGAGGCCGGTGATCAGCTCGGTAACCGGGTGCTCGACCTGCAGCCGGGTGTTCATCTCGAGGAAGGCGAAGGAGTCGGCTTTGCCATCCTGAGCGGCGTCGTAGACGAACTCGACCGTCCCGGCGCCTACGTAGCCGACGGCGCGCGCGGCGGCGATGGCGGCCTCGCTCATCCGAGCGCGCAACGCGTCGTCGACGACCGGTGACGGCGCCTCCTCGATCACCTTCTGGTGTCGACGCTGCACGGAGCACTCGCGCTCGAACAGAGAGACGACGTTTCCGTGCGTGTCGGCCATGATCTGGATCTCGACGTGGCGTGGGCGCTGGACGTAACGCTCGAGGAAGACGGTGCCGTCGGCGAACGCTGCGGCGGCCTCACGCGAAGCGGAGGTGACCGCTTCGTCGAGCTCGTCCGGCGACGCGACAATGCGCATGCCTCGGCCACCGCCGCCAGCGCTGGCCTTGACCAGCACGGGGTAGCCGACGTCGGCGGCCAGCTTCGCCAGCTGCTCGGCCGATAGCCCCGTCGTGTCGCCACCGGGCAGCACAGGCACCCCCGCGTCGGACATCGTCTTCTTGGCCTGCAGCTTCGAGCCCATCGCGTCGATCGCCCCGGGCGGCGGACCGATGAAGACGAGGTCGGCGGCGGCACAGGCGCGCGCGAACCCGGCGTTTTCCGAAAGGAAGCCGTAGCCGGGGTGTACTGCGTCCGCGCCGGTGAGCGAGGCAGCGGCGATGATCCGGTGGATGTCGAGGTAGGTCTCGGCGGCAGACGAGCCGGGAAGGTGCACGGCCTCGTCGGCGTCGGCGACGTGCCACGCGTCGGCGTCGGCGTCGGAATAGACCGCGACGGTGGCGATCCCGAGATCGCGGCAAGTGCGGAACACCCGCAGCGCGATCTCGCCACGGTTGGCGACCAGGACCTTGCGGATCTTGGGCATCGCCATCACATCCGGAACACGCCGTAGCCACGCTGGCCACGGACCTCGCCGTTGTGGATCACCGACAGGCAAAACCCGAGAACGGTCCGCGTATCGCGGGGATCGATGATCCCGTCGTCGTAAAGTCGGCCGCTGTTGGCCAGTGCGACGGATTCGCGCTCGATCTGTTCCTCGACGGCGGCGCGCATCTGGGCGTCGGCCTCCTCGTCGAAGGGCAGCCCGCGGTCGGCGGCGGACTCGCGCGCCACGATGGACAGCACTCCGGCCAGTTGCGCCGGACCCATCACGGCCGACTTCGAGTTAGGCCAAGCGAATAGGAAACGCGGCGAGTACGATCGCCCGCACATGCCGTAGTTCCCGGCACCGTAGGACGCACCCATGGTGATGGTCACGTGGGGGACCGTGCTGTTGGATACGGCGTTGATCATCTTGGCGCCGTCCTTGATGATGCCGCCCTGTTCGTACTCGGCACCGACCATGAAACCGGTGGTGTTCTGCAGGAAGATGAGGGGGGTGTCGATCTGATTTGCCAGTTGGATGAACTGCGAACCTTTCTCGGCCTCCTCACTGAACAGGATGCCCCGTGCGTTTGCGAGGATGCCGACCGGGAAGCCGTGGATCGAGGCCCAGCCGGTGACGAGTGACGTGCCGTAGAGAGGTTTGAACTCGTCGAAGGCCGAGCCGTCGACCACTCGGGCGATGACGTCGCGGGGGTCGAAGGGCACCTTCGGATCGACGGAGGCGATGCCGAGCAGCTGATCGGGGTCGTGCACCGGTGGGTGCGGCGGCGTGGTGGGTCCGGGGCCGTTCTTCCGCCAGTTGAGCCGCGCCATGATGCGACGGCCGATGCGGATCGCATCCTGCTCGTCCTCGGCCATGTAATCGGCCAGCCCCGAGGTGCGGGCGTGCATGTCGGCGCCGCCGAGCGACTCGTCATCGGAGACCTCGCCCGTGGCCATCTTGACCAGCGGCGGACCGCCGAGGAACACCTTGGAACGGTTGCGCACCATCACGACGTAGTCGCACATGCCCGGGACGTACGCACCTCCCGCGGTCGAGTTGCCGAAGACCAAGGCCAGTGTCGGCAGCCCCGCTGCGCTGTGCTGGGTCAAGTCGTGGAACAGCTGTCCGCCGGGCACGAAGATCTCTGCCTGTGTGGGCAGGTCGGCGCCGCCAGATTCGACGATGTTGATGATGGGCAGTCGGTTCTCCCGCGCGATGGCCATGCCGCGGAACACCTTGCGGAAGGTATAAGGGTTCGATGCGCCGCCGCGGACGGTGGGGTCGTGGGCGATGATCATCGACTCGATGCCCTCGACCACGCCGATGCCTACCACCACGCTACCGCCGACGGGGAACTTACTGCCCCAGGCGGCGAAGGGGCATAGTTCGAGGAACGCCGTGTCGGGGTCGAGCATCAGCTCGATGCGCTCGCGGACAAGCAGCTTGCCCCGCTTATGGTGGCGCGCAACGTATTTCGCGCCGCCGCCGCCGTTGACCAGCGCCAGTTGCTCCGCGATGGTGTCGAGTTGCGCGCTCAGTCCTTCGCGGTTCTTGAGATAGCCGGGCGCGGTGTCGTCGACCCGATCGGGCAGGACCTGTACCAAAAGTTTTCCCTCCGGGCGAGCATCGACGTCGATCTGCTAGGCGCTGATGTTAGCCGCAATTAACATCAGGTGACAACCGCGGCAGGCCGGGCGTCAGATTTGTTTCCCGCGCCGCGATTCCGTCGAATCGCGATGGACGAAGCGGTGCGCTGCGCTGCAGATCGAGCGATCGTGTCGGCGGCAACTGAATACTGACCAGAGCGCGGCAACTGAATTTTGACCAGCTTCCTAGAGACCCTGGGTTCGGGTGAGCCAGGGAGGAAGCGAGTGTTGAGCGTGGAGGACTGGGCAGAGATCCGGCGGTTGCGCCGGTCGGAGCAGTTGTCGATTTCTGAGGTGGCGTGGGTGATGGGGGTGGCACGCAACACGGTGAAGTCGGCGTTGGCCTCCGACCGCCCGCCGAAGTATCAGCGCGAGCGGGTGGGGTCGGTGGCTGATGAGGCCGAGCCGCGGATCCGGGAGCTGCTGAGCGCGTATCCACGGCCACGGCGCTGCCGGTGATGACGATGGTATGTGGGTATTCCCGATGGGCATCAGCGTTGTTGATCCCTACCCGCAGTGCCGAAGATCTGTGCCGCCGGTGGTAACACCTTTCGGTACTGGGTGTTGTTCCTCGGGTGTTTGTCTGGGACGGAGAGGGTGCGGTCGGGCGCTGGCGGGCGCGGATGCCCGAGTTGAGCACGGCATGCCAGGCGTTCCGCGGAACGGTGGCGGCCAAGGTGGTGATCTGCAAGCCCGGTGATCCCGAAGCCAAGGGGCTAGTGGAGCGCTTTCACGACTACCTGGAACGGGCATTCCTGCCGGGGCGGGTGTTCACCAGCCCGACGGACTTTAACGCCCAGCTCGGTGAGTGGTTGGTTATCGCCAACCACCGCCAGCATCGAGTGTTGGGGTGCCGACCGGCAGACCGGATCGAGGCCGACAAGGCCGCGATGCTGCCGCTATCGCCGGTGGAACCGACTACCGGGTGGCGGACCCATGCCCGGCTGCCGCGCGATCACTACGTGCGTCTCGACGCCAACGACTACTCGGTGCACCCCGCTGCGGTGGGCCGGCACATCGAGGTCGTCGCCGACCTGGCGCGTGTGCGGGTATGGTGTGCCGGCCGGCTGGTCGCCGATCACGACCGGATCTGGGCCAAGCACCAAACGATCAGCGACCCGGCGCATCTGGCAGCGGCCAAGGCGATGCGCCGCAATCGGTTCGACGTGGTCACCCTGCCCACCCAGGTCGAGGTCCAGCAGCGGCCGTTGACCGACTACGACGCTCTGATCGACATCGACGGGCCGGTGGCGTGATGGCCCCCAAGACTGCGGCCACCCACCGCGATGTGACCGCCGAGCTGGCCTATCTGACCCGAGCGCTCAAGGCGCCCACCTTGCGCGAGGCCGTCGACAGGCTCGCCGAGCGGGCGCGGACTGAGACGTGGAGCTACGAGGAGTTCCTCGCCGCGTGTCTGCAGCGTGAGGTTTCGGCCCGCGAGTCCCACGGCGGTGAAGGCAGAATTCGGGCTGCGCGGTTCCCCTCGCGGAAATCGTTGGAAGAGTTCGACTTCGACCACGCCCGCGGCCTCAAACGCGACCTCATCGCCCATCTGGGCACGCTCGACTTCGTCACCGCACGCGACAACGTGGTGTTCCTGGGTCCGCCAGGGACAGGGAAAACACACTTGGCAATCGGGATCGCGATCCGCGCCTGCCAGGTTGGGCATCGGGTCTTGTTCGCCACCGCCAGCCAGTGGGTCGATCGGCTCGCCGCAGCCCATCACCGAGGCACTCTGCAGGCCGAGCTTGTCCGGCTGGCCCGTTACCCACTGCTGGTCGTCGACGAGGTCGGCTACATCCCCTTCGAGCCCGAAGCGGCCAACCTGTTCTTCCAGCTGGTGTCCTCCCGCTACGAACGGGCCAGCCTCATCGTCACCTCGAACAAGCCATTCGGCCGTTGGGGTGAAGTCTTCGGCGACGACGTCGTCGCCGCCGCCATGATCGACCGCCTCGTCCACCACGCCGAGGTCATCTCACTCAAAGGAGACAGCTACCGCATCAAAGACCGAGACCTCGGCCGCGTCCCCACGGTCACGGCCGACGAACAATGACCCCAGCTGGTCAAAATTCACTTGCCGGCAACTGATCAGTATTCAGTTGCCGTTGACAGATCGAAATAGACTTGCGGGAGCGACGGCACACAGGGCCCTTGCGAGGTCGTATCGAGTTCCTCGTCCGGCGCGTGTGGTCTACGGTCGCGATCTCGGGTGAACGCCAGCAGTGATTGTCAGCGTCGCGCCATGCGCCTCAGCCAACCGAGCCTGCATAACGCCGGGTCGGTCGGAATCTATCGGTTCTCGTCAA belongs to Mycolicibacterium cosmeticum and includes:
- a CDS encoding ATP-binding protein — its product is MPKIRKVLVANRGEIALRVFRTCRDLGIATVAVYSDADADAWHVADADEAVHLPGSSAAETYLDIHRIIAAASLTGADAVHPGYGFLSENAGFARACAAADLVFIGPPPGAIDAMGSKLQAKKTMSDAGVPVLPGGDTTGLSAEQLAKLAADVGYPVLVKASAGGGGRGMRIVASPDELDEAVTSASREAAAAFADGTVFLERYVQRPRHVEIQIMADTHGNVVSLFERECSVQRRHQKVIEEAPSPVVDDALRARMSEAAIAAARAVGYVGAGTVEFVYDAAQDGKADSFAFLEMNTRLQVEHPVTELITGLDLVRAQLLVAMGRPLPEEMHNPRIRGHAVEARLCAEDPADDYRPCTGTLRTLDVPALAGVRVDSGFRAGSVISHYYDSLLAKVIAWAPTRDEALASLSAALAGARIHGVTTNRNLLVRVLRHDEFAGRGTDTGFLDRHDVAQLGAALPDTQSERLHAVAATVAGVAARRAVATLQATLPAGWRNNPSQPQTTTWQTQGGREVRVGYTLGSTGTCLQVDDEPLADVEVVEGSSERVVLRVDGVRRTYDVVLDGDVAHLDSVAGYSALRLAPRFVDPSTLNPPGSLTAPMPGSVVRLPVAEGETVSAGQTLVVLETMKMEHTVASPIDGVLNALPVQVGHQVSSGDVLAVVEAVDGGEVASDATEL
- a CDS encoding acyl-CoA carboxylase subunit beta, producing MVQVLPDRVDDTAPGYLKNREGLSAQLDTIAEQLALVNGGGGAKYVARHHKRGKLLVRERIELMLDPDTAFLELCPFAAWGSKFPVGGSVVVGIGVVEGIESMIIAHDPTVRGGASNPYTFRKVFRGMAIARENRLPIINIVESGGADLPTQAEIFVPGGQLFHDLTQHSAAGLPTLALVFGNSTAGGAYVPGMCDYVVMVRNRSKVFLGGPPLVKMATGEVSDDESLGGADMHARTSGLADYMAEDEQDAIRIGRRIMARLNWRKNGPGPTTPPHPPVHDPDQLLGIASVDPKVPFDPRDVIARVVDGSAFDEFKPLYGTSLVTGWASIHGFPVGILANARGILFSEEAEKGSQFIQLANQIDTPLIFLQNTTGFMVGAEYEQGGIIKDGAKMINAVSNSTVPHVTITMGASYGAGNYGMCGRSYSPRFLFAWPNSKSAVMGPAQLAGVLSIVARESAADRGLPFDEEADAQMRAAVEEQIERESVALANSGRLYDDGIIDPRDTRTVLGFCLSVIHNGEVRGQRGYGVFRM
- the istB gene encoding IS21-like element helper ATPase IstB, translated to MAPKTAATHRDVTAELAYLTRALKAPTLREAVDRLAERARTETWSYEEFLAACLQREVSARESHGGEGRIRAARFPSRKSLEEFDFDHARGLKRDLIAHLGTLDFVTARDNVVFLGPPGTGKTHLAIGIAIRACQVGHRVLFATASQWVDRLAAAHHRGTLQAELVRLARYPLLVVDEVGYIPFEPEAANLFFQLVSSRYERASLIVTSNKPFGRWGEVFGDDVVAAAMIDRLVHHAEVISLKGDSYRIKDRDLGRVPTVTADEQ